Within the Prosthecobacter debontii genome, the region CTAACTTATGTTGTGATACGGCGAGGTCGTCGTAATGCTCCGGCATCGCGGTGGCTGAGGCGATGTCTTTCTGCCGCTGGGCGATCCGCCATTCATGAAACTCCCGCGAGTGCGTGGCGAAGCTGCCGGTGATGAGCAGGTCAATGCCGGGAAAGCGGGCACGTTCAGAGGCCAGGGTATCGCTATCCCAAATGCAGCCATGGACCGGAGACAGGCTTTGGCCGAGCACGCAGACGAACCAAGCGAGCAGTGTGAAAACCGGGGGGCGGGAGTTCATGGGCGCAGTTTCGCATGGGAGGGATGCCTGAGGGAAGAGGAAAAATTCGGAGTGACATTCGGCCTGACTCCTGCTGAGATGCGGGCTTTACTTATCTGCTTATGGAAAATTTGCCCAGCCCGAATCTGATTCAAGAAGCGGTGAATCCTTATGCCCCGCCCGTGGCGGAGGTGGTGAATCTGGAGACGGTGGGAAATCTGGCCGATGCCTATGAGACGGCCTCCAAGCTGAAGCGCTTCATCAATTGGATGATTGATCGCGTGGCTGTGTATGGCGTTTTAGTGGTTGTGATCGCCGCCTTGGGCATGGCGGAGGAGGTCGGCTATATCTCCGGTTTTATGGATTGGGTTGAGGAAATGAATCATCTGGAAGACGTCGCCATTACCGCTGTCTGCACCATCCTTTACTACACCGTCACGGAGACGCTGTTCAGCCGCAGCTTCGGGAAGCTGATCACGGGTACGAAGGTGATCACGACTGCGGGCGGTAAGCCGACTTTCCTGAGTGTGCTAGGCCGCAGCTTT harbors:
- a CDS encoding RDD family protein, with the translated sequence MENLPSPNLIQEAVNPYAPPVAEVVNLETVGNLADAYETASKLKRFINWMIDRVAVYGVLVVVIAALGMAEEVGYISGFMDWVEEMNHLEDVAITAVCTILYYTVTETLFSRSFGKLITGTKVITTAGGKPTFLSVLGRSFARIVPFEPFSMFGDSAWHDGWSGTQVIDLRKKIVGPRSQLMRGYYR